ATGGTTTGTTAGGCCAAGTGCTTAGAAACTGGTGAAACTGTTGCCATAAAAAAGGTCCTTCAAGACAAGAGGTACAAAAATCGTGAGCTGCAGACCATGCGTCTGTTAGATCACCCAAATGTTGTGTCGCTGAAGCACTGTTTCTTTTCAACAACCGAAAAAGACGAGCTTTATCTTAACCTGGTGCTTGAGTATGTACCTGAGACCGTTCACCGTGTCATCAAGCACTACAACAAGATGAACCAACGAATGCCATTGATATACGTAAAACTCTATACATACCAGGTGTGTCTCATTGCATTATTAGTTTTTACCACTGCTAAGTTGGCATTTTAAATTACCGAATAAACTATAAGCTGTGTATGATCGAAGTAACTTTTTCTTGAATTAACAAATAAGTTGTCATCGGCTCTTTTATTGGTTATTTCCCATCCTTGCTTATACTGTTAATAAGTTTTGTTCATTTGTATATTCTTTTCCCTCTTTATTAAATTATTGAGCCTCTGGGGTCATTCTTCCTTCTAGTTTTAACCGTAAATTTGGCTGGgacatttatttttttcaaagcTAATAATATTGTGTTTATGTTCTCAGATTTGTAGGGCATTGGCTTATATCCATGGTAGTATTGGAGTATGTCACAGAGACATTAAGCCTCAAAATCTTTTGGTACGTTTAAGCCTATGTTACTCCTCACACTTTGATATCAATGGGTGTGCGTGTGACTCTAGTTCCTCAATCATCTGGTATCTTGTTTTTACCAATAACTCCTCAAATGGGGAAAGTCACTGTGACTCTAGTTCCTCAATCATCTGGTATCTTGTTTTACCAATAACTCCTCAAATGGGGAAAGTCACTGGTTTTAAAAGGGTAAAGCATCATTCTGATGCACTGGTAAGTGATGATAAAGAGGGTAATGGTTGATGTTGGTAATTGTTTTTTCATTGCTGAAGTAGCCTATATGGGAATCTGCATGAAGTTGGTTATTTTTGGGCGTCTAATGTCACAAATTGTCATGGATGGATGAGCAGCCATATCACTTTAGGAATTGATTTGTGTTTTATGTTTTCAAAAATGAAGCAAGTGTCTGATTGCATTACATGAAGTTAAAATGTTGTTTCATTGTTCGATGTCAACAGGTAAATCCGCATACTCATCAGCTGAAGTTGTGCGACTTTGGAAGTGCTAAAGTTTTGGTAAGCAGTTGTATTATCAGCCTATTGGATCGTATTTAAGTCATTTTATATTACCATCTCACTAGTTTAAGCCCTCTGAATCTCTATTCTTGTTATTTCCTTCCCTTGGTATAAACAGGTAAAAGGAGAGCCAAACATATCATACATTTGCTCTAGGTATTACAGAGCACCGGAGCTTATATTTGGAGCCACTGAGTACACTTCAGCCATTGACATCTGGTCTGCTGGCTGTGTTCTTGCAGAGCTACTCCTTGGACAGGTATTTTGATTACTCCTCCTGCATGTATGTGCTGGGCGTTCCACTATAGTTGGAAGCttaacatgtttttttttcttcttctcagccTCTCTTTCCTGGCGAAAGCGGAGTTGACCAGCTTGTTGAAATTATCAAGGTGAGCTTCAGTAGTAGTATTGCGGTTGAAATTGCTTTGTCAGATACTCATACCCTTGGCTCGACTATTACATCCTTTCTGTAGTCACATGCTCTTTTTAGGAGTTGAAAATGTATATAGCAAATATCCCCCCTGTTCTGGAACACAGAACCATGGTTGGTGGATACGACTGTTTTGATAACTTAATTGCTTAAATCACACACGTGCATTTTCTACTGACAGTAGAATTTACCTGTGTACCTGTTCTAGAACTTGTATGCATCACTGCACAGTTGCGTCATTGATATGTGACATGCTTCATTTGCAGGTATTGGGTACCCCAACTAGGGAGGAAATCAAGTGCATGAATCCTAACTACACAGAGTTTAAGTTTCCACAAATTAAAGCTCACCCATGGCACAAGGTACTAAGAATAGGGATTTAATTTTTGTACGACTTTCT
This DNA window, taken from Papaver somniferum cultivar HN1 chromosome 3, ASM357369v1, whole genome shotgun sequence, encodes the following:
- the LOC113357973 gene encoding shaggy-related protein kinase alpha, with protein sequence MASVSMAPTSGLRETSGNNAGVDKLPEEMNDMKIRDEKEMEATVVDGNGTETGHIIVTTIGGRNGQPKQTISYMAERVVGHGSFGIVFQAKCLETGETVAIKKVLQDKRYKNRELQTMRLLDHPNVVSLKHCFFSTTEKDELYLNLVLEYVPETVHRVIKHYNKMNQRMPLIYVKLYTYQICRALAYIHGSIGVCHRDIKPQNLLVNPHTHQLKLCDFGSAKVLVKGEPNISYICSRYYRAPELIFGATEYTSAIDIWSAGCVLAELLLGQPLFPGESGVDQLVEIIKVLGTPTREEIKCMNPNYTEFKFPQIKAHPWHKIFHKRMPPEAVDLVSRLLQYSPNLRSTALEALMHPFFDELRDSSSRLPNGRLLPPLFNFKPHELKGVPAEILVKLVPEHARKQCPFLGL